The proteins below come from a single Iocasia fonsfrigidae genomic window:
- the purD gene encoding phosphoribosylamine--glycine ligase, protein MRVLVVGSGGREHALVWKLFQSERVARIYAAPGNDGMLPLADRVDIGSDDITGLANWAVAHHIDLTVVGPEDPLVAGIVDEFNKRGLAIFGPSKKAAMVEGSKVYAKEILKKYNIPTAEYEVFTNPHEALQYFQHCVYPVVIKAEGLAGGKGVVIATNKSEAEKAVAKIMEERIFGDAGNRIVVEDFLEGEEVSILVLTDGKNILPLSPAQDYKAIFDGDEGPNTGGMGAYSPTPFIDDVLQEEICHKILKPTIKAFQAEGINYKGILYAGLIITDMGPKVLDFNTRLGDPETQVILPRLKNDLINLIEMVVNDNLEEIKLEWDKRSAVCVVLVSGGYPIDYKSGYLIEGLNELNKYDNVLVFHAGTKKEGDDFYTAGGRVLGITVLGSGLIDAIDQVYECIDQISFEDMHYRTDIAYRVFDDSY, encoded by the coding sequence ATGAGAGTGCTGGTTGTCGGCAGTGGTGGCAGGGAACATGCCCTGGTCTGGAAGCTCTTTCAGAGTGAAAGGGTAGCAAGAATTTATGCCGCACCAGGTAATGATGGTATGCTTCCGCTGGCTGACAGGGTTGATATAGGTAGTGACGATATTACTGGTCTGGCTAACTGGGCAGTTGCTCACCATATTGACCTGACTGTTGTAGGACCAGAAGACCCCCTGGTAGCTGGTATTGTTGATGAATTTAACAAGCGGGGGCTGGCTATTTTCGGCCCCAGTAAAAAGGCAGCAATGGTTGAGGGGAGTAAGGTTTATGCTAAAGAGATACTCAAAAAATATAATATACCGACAGCTGAGTATGAGGTCTTTACTAATCCCCATGAAGCACTACAATACTTCCAGCACTGTGTTTACCCTGTGGTTATCAAGGCTGAAGGTTTAGCCGGGGGTAAGGGTGTTGTTATTGCAACAAATAAATCAGAGGCTGAAAAAGCAGTAGCTAAGATTATGGAAGAACGAATTTTTGGTGATGCAGGTAATAGAATAGTAGTTGAGGATTTTTTAGAGGGGGAAGAGGTATCTATCCTGGTTTTAACTGATGGGAAAAACATTCTACCTCTGTCTCCTGCCCAGGATTATAAAGCAATTTTTGATGGTGATGAAGGCCCCAACACAGGAGGTATGGGGGCTTATAGTCCGACTCCCTTTATAGATGATGTTCTACAGGAGGAAATTTGTCATAAAATTCTCAAACCTACTATAAAGGCTTTTCAGGCTGAAGGGATTAACTACAAAGGAATACTTTATGCGGGCTTAATAATTACTGATATGGGCCCCAAAGTTCTTGATTTTAATACCAGACTTGGTGACCCTGAGACACAGGTGATCTTACCCAGATTAAAAAATGACCTGATAAACCTGATAGAAATGGTAGTCAATGATAATCTGGAAGAGATTAAATTAGAGTGGGATAAAAGGTCTGCTGTTTGTGTAGTTCTTGTCTCTGGTGGTTATCCCATAGATTATAAATCAGGTTATTTGATAGAGGGTTTAAATGAGTTAAATAAATATGACAATGTCCTGGTTTTTCATGCCGGGACAAAAAAAGAGGGCGATGATTTTTATACAGCAGGTGGCCGGGTTCTGGGTATTACAGTACTTGGCAGCGGTCTGATAGATGCTATTGACCAGGTCTATGAATGTATAGATCAGATTTCTTTTGAAGATATGCACTATCGAACAGATATAGCCTATAGAGTCTTTGATGATAGTTATTAA
- a CDS encoding adenylosuccinate synthase, with protein sequence MANKIVIGTQWGDEGKGKITDMLARTADVVVRFGGGNNAGHTVIVGDEKFELHLIPSGILYPEKINVIGNGVVIDPEALLKEMYGLIERKINLDNFFISESAHVIMPYHRLLDRLEEERKADSKIGTTGKGIGPAYTDKIARRGIRVCDTLDRDVFYKKLQENLAYQNLIIEKVYKSKPVDIEEIMEEYLPYIEEIRPYVKNTSLLLDKMRKENKKIFFEGAQGTLLDVDYGTYPFVTSSNPTAGGVCNGAGIGPVLIDDVVGVAKAYLTRVGEGPFPTELEDKTGEWLREKGHEYGVTTGRPRRCGWFDVPILKHAFRVNGLTEIALTKVDVLTGLDEIKVCTAYHYQGEVLDEFPVQLEKLSACKPVYENLPGWKEDISAVRDFDKLPENARNYIKRIEELIAVPVKIIGTGPEREEAILK encoded by the coding sequence ATGGCAAATAAAATTGTAATTGGTACACAATGGGGAGACGAGGGAAAAGGTAAGATTACCGATATGTTAGCCCGGACTGCTGATGTAGTAGTGCGTTTTGGTGGAGGAAATAATGCTGGACACACAGTAATAGTGGGGGATGAGAAATTTGAACTCCACCTGATACCATCTGGTATACTCTACCCTGAAAAGATAAATGTAATTGGTAATGGCGTAGTAATTGACCCTGAGGCACTACTTAAGGAGATGTACGGGTTAATAGAGCGCAAGATCAATCTGGATAATTTTTTTATCAGTGAATCAGCCCATGTAATTATGCCCTATCATCGTCTACTGGACCGTCTTGAAGAAGAACGGAAAGCAGATTCCAAAATAGGTACAACAGGCAAGGGTATTGGCCCAGCCTATACAGATAAGATAGCCCGCCGTGGTATCAGGGTCTGTGATACACTTGACCGGGATGTTTTCTATAAAAAACTGCAGGAGAACCTGGCCTATCAGAACTTAATTATTGAAAAGGTTTATAAATCAAAACCTGTTGATATAGAAGAGATTATGGAAGAATACCTACCATATATAGAAGAAATAAGGCCCTATGTTAAAAATACCTCTTTATTACTGGATAAAATGCGTAAAGAAAATAAAAAAATATTCTTTGAAGGTGCTCAGGGGACTCTTCTTGATGTGGATTACGGGACATATCCCTTTGTTACATCTTCTAATCCAACTGCCGGTGGTGTTTGTAATGGGGCAGGAATAGGCCCAGTCCTGATTGACGATGTTGTTGGTGTTGCTAAAGCATATTTAACCAGGGTAGGGGAGGGCCCTTTCCCTACAGAACTGGAAGATAAAACAGGTGAATGGCTGCGGGAAAAAGGTCATGAATATGGGGTTACTACTGGTAGACCCAGGAGGTGCGGCTGGTTTGATGTCCCGATCTTAAAACATGCTTTCAGGGTTAATGGCTTAACAGAGATTGCCCTTACTAAAGTAGACGTTTTAACAGGACTTGATGAAATCAAGGTCTGTACAGCATATCATTATCAGGGTGAGGTTTTAGATGAATTCCCTGTTCAGTTGGAGAAGTTATCAGCCTGTAAACCGGTTTATGAAAACCTGCCAGGTTGGAAGGAAGATATATCAGCTGTAAGGGATTTCGATAAACTACCTGAGAATGCCCGAAACTATATTAAGAGGATAGAAGAGCTTATTGCTGTCCCTGTTAAGATAATTGGAACCGGGCCGGAGAGGGAAGAGGCTATCTTAAAATGA
- the purB gene encoding adenylosuccinate lyase translates to MLSRYSLPEMEKVWSEESKYKKWLAIELAACRAWAKLGRIPEKDIKKIEGNISLDLKRIKEIEKTTRHDILAFVEGINETLGEESKYIHMGLTSSDVKDTALALQLCDAHDLILRDLKKLKKKLGEQSYQHKDTIMIGRTHGVHGEPTTWGLKLAIWYTEIDRHIKRMERVKEFIAVGQISGAIGTYASVNPRIEELVCEELGLEPAPVSNQILQRDRHADFLNNLALIAASLEKFATEIRNLQRTDILEVEEGFRKGQKGSSAMPHKKNPIICERVSGLARVVRGNVLPGLENIALWHERDLTHSSVERVIIPDSTILVNYMLNKFIMVLDELLINKDRMKENMNRTHGLIFSQKLMLSLVDKGLVREKAYDLAQRNALKAWEERASYQELIKGDQEVSKYLTEEEIDRIFDYRSFLKEVDYIYQRIGLEGREEA, encoded by the coding sequence TTGTTAAGTCGTTATAGTTTGCCTGAGATGGAGAAGGTATGGAGTGAAGAGAGCAAATATAAGAAGTGGCTGGCCATAGAACTGGCTGCCTGTAGAGCCTGGGCTAAACTTGGCAGGATCCCTGAAAAAGACATAAAGAAAATAGAGGGTAATATTAGCCTGGACCTTAAGCGGATTAAAGAGATAGAAAAGACTACCAGGCATGATATACTGGCCTTTGTTGAGGGTATAAATGAAACCCTGGGAGAAGAATCCAAATATATACATATGGGTTTGACATCTTCTGATGTAAAGGATACTGCTCTGGCCTTACAGCTCTGTGATGCCCATGATCTTATTTTACGAGACCTTAAAAAGTTAAAAAAGAAACTGGGAGAACAGTCATACCAGCATAAAGATACCATTATGATCGGGAGGACACATGGTGTTCATGGTGAGCCTACAACTTGGGGTTTGAAACTGGCTATCTGGTATACTGAGATAGACAGACATATTAAGAGAATGGAAAGGGTCAAAGAGTTTATTGCTGTAGGTCAGATCTCCGGGGCTATTGGTACTTATGCCAGTGTAAATCCCCGCATAGAGGAGTTGGTCTGTGAGGAATTAGGTTTAGAACCAGCACCTGTCTCAAATCAAATACTACAGCGGGATAGGCATGCTGATTTCCTTAATAATCTAGCCTTGATAGCTGCTTCTTTAGAGAAGTTTGCTACCGAAATTCGTAATCTGCAGAGGACAGACATCCTTGAAGTGGAGGAAGGATTTCGCAAGGGGCAGAAAGGCTCATCGGCTATGCCTCACAAAAAGAACCCGATAATATGTGAGAGAGTCTCAGGACTGGCCAGGGTTGTCAGGGGTAATGTATTACCTGGTTTGGAAAATATTGCACTCTGGCATGAAAGGGATTTGACACATTCCTCAGTCGAAAGGGTTATTATCCCTGATAGTACAATCCTGGTAAACTATATGTTAAATAAATTTATCATGGTATTAGACGAGTTGCTTATTAATAAAGATAGAATGAAGGAAAATATGAATAGAACCCACGGACTTATATTTTCACAGAAACTAATGCTTTCCCTGGTAGATAAAGGCCTTGTCCGGGAAAAAGCCTATGATCTAGCGCAGCGCAATGCCTTAAAAGCCTGGGAGGAAAGAGCTAGTTATCAAGAATTAATTAAAGGTGACCAAGAAGTCAGTAAATACCTGACTGAAGAAGAAATAGATAGAATATTTGATTACAGGTCCTTTCTTAAAGAAGTAGACTATATTTATCAACGGATAGGGCTTGAAGGAAGGGAGGAGGCTTAA
- a CDS encoding DnaD domain-containing protein: MSFFINQHQRISISSPEDDSIIELGNTCIDNGFLKRFPGISLSIFFYLLTHLDDNQCIYTNATIISSYLPRELSIPAINKALKHLAEHGIIRISAKREGDYTYKIELNLNILRNSSLPITNHREGLYNNKNIRKAVIDKKTPSEEELYQAILSFIPPEEDKGQLSKWLDSFDHKMIAELIRRVDRWLERNDNPPGQAFHYLKGIVDDWYRKEIFTYQRLKHFDQLYRETRELASSFGIKKWQNVKPIHMETFKSWLSDDYPLSSSIIKLAIQEAVKRKRDGQPSLKYIEDNFIKPWKEAGIKTTQEARAHLKNSRDSYYKVNKEEKKMADNWEDVPWGFES, encoded by the coding sequence ATGTCTTTTTTTATTAATCAACATCAAAGGATCAGCATATCCTCGCCTGAAGATGATAGTATAATTGAATTGGGGAATACCTGTATTGATAATGGTTTTTTAAAGAGATTCCCTGGAATAAGCCTATCTATCTTCTTTTATCTCCTAACACACCTTGATGATAATCAATGTATCTATACCAATGCAACTATCATCTCCAGTTATTTGCCCAGGGAGCTTTCTATCCCTGCTATAAATAAAGCCTTAAAGCACCTCGCTGAACATGGTATAATAAGAATCTCCGCTAAACGGGAGGGGGACTACACCTATAAAATAGAACTTAATTTAAATATTTTAAGAAATAGTTCTCTTCCTATAACTAATCATAGAGAAGGATTATATAATAACAAGAACATACGAAAAGCTGTTATCGATAAAAAAACACCATCAGAAGAAGAACTATATCAGGCAATATTAAGCTTTATTCCCCCAGAGGAGGATAAAGGGCAGTTAAGTAAATGGCTGGATAGCTTTGACCACAAAATGATTGCTGAGCTGATCAGAAGGGTAGATAGATGGTTAGAAAGAAATGATAACCCACCTGGTCAGGCTTTTCACTATTTAAAAGGAATTGTTGATGACTGGTACCGAAAGGAAATCTTTACTTATCAGCGTTTAAAACACTTTGACCAGCTTTATCGTGAAACAAGGGAACTGGCCAGTTCTTTCGGAATTAAAAAATGGCAAAATGTTAAACCCATTCATATGGAAACCTTTAAAAGCTGGTTAAGTGATGACTATCCTTTAAGTAGTTCAATCATTAAGCTGGCTATTCAAGAGGCTGTTAAAAGGAAACGGGATGGACAACCTTCACTTAAATATATCGAAGACAATTTTATTAAACCCTGGAAGGAAGCAGGGATAAAAACTACCCAGGAGGCCAGGGCTCATTTGAAAAATTCCAGGGATTCTTACTATAAAGTAAACAAAGAAGAAAAAAAGATGGCTGATAATTGGGAAGATGTTCCCTGGGGGTTTGAAAGTTGA
- a CDS encoding replicative DNA helicase: MATKENILKGFEQHNHEFQLLGILLQYPEKIDEIADTLELKHFLNPQAQLIYEILLNQFQENSQISRTKLFLRLKKDGIIKKPEETIELLTSGFNTLDELLPTIDLIKNNYQKQLLLKAARRLKELVDKTDLSIGDYQARAQDIIFEATNESTDTEKHIYLMEEALMDSFEAYIDRKHNKADVGLRTGFISLDNLIGGFKKGHLSVLAASTSMGKTAFAINIAKNIIKRNVPVAVISLEMDAQEIIDRMIIQESGVNGWKYNQGETNEEEDKRVSRALDTLHKLPLVISDERGLNVAQIRARLRKFKSQMGELGLVVIDYLQMIQLPDEQLHNTARAVGQVVLQLRNLASEINVPIILISQISRSFTSRQDKRPVLSDLRDSGNIEEVADGVIFLYRHAHTSAAAREKAEEEGTANDTDVIVAKQRTGQTGSIKLYFEDEYIRFIDPENLSLEESLPNV, translated from the coding sequence ATGGCCACTAAAGAAAATATACTAAAGGGATTTGAACAGCACAACCACGAGTTTCAACTGCTGGGCATTTTATTACAATACCCTGAAAAGATTGATGAGATAGCTGATACCCTGGAGTTAAAACACTTTTTGAATCCACAGGCCCAGTTAATCTATGAAATTCTCCTTAATCAATTTCAGGAAAACAGTCAAATATCCAGAACAAAACTCTTTTTAAGACTAAAGAAAGATGGTATTATTAAAAAACCAGAAGAAACCATCGAACTTCTTACGTCTGGTTTTAATACCCTTGATGAATTGTTACCAACTATTGACCTTATTAAAAATAACTATCAAAAACAATTACTGCTTAAAGCAGCCAGGAGATTAAAAGAGTTAGTTGATAAAACTGACCTCTCTATCGGAGATTATCAGGCCAGGGCACAGGATATTATTTTTGAGGCTACCAATGAATCAACAGATACGGAAAAACATATTTATCTAATGGAAGAGGCCTTAATGGATTCTTTTGAAGCCTATATTGACCGGAAACACAACAAAGCTGATGTCGGTCTGCGGACAGGGTTCATCTCACTAGATAATTTAATCGGTGGGTTTAAAAAAGGACACCTCTCTGTACTGGCTGCTTCTACCAGTATGGGTAAAACCGCCTTTGCTATCAATATAGCCAAAAATATCATTAAACGGAATGTCCCAGTGGCAGTTATCAGCCTGGAGATGGATGCCCAGGAGATTATCGACCGCATGATTATCCAGGAATCAGGTGTTAACGGCTGGAAATATAATCAGGGAGAAACAAATGAGGAAGAAGATAAAAGGGTTTCCAGGGCACTTGATACCCTTCATAAACTCCCTCTGGTTATTTCTGATGAAAGGGGACTAAATGTTGCCCAGATCAGGGCCCGGCTCCGCAAGTTTAAATCACAGATGGGAGAGCTCGGTCTGGTTGTTATTGATTATCTACAGATGATCCAGCTGCCTGATGAGCAGCTGCATAATACAGCCCGGGCTGTCGGTCAGGTTGTCCTACAGCTGAGAAACTTAGCTTCTGAAATAAATGTACCTATTATTCTTATATCCCAGATTAGCCGTAGTTTTACCAGCCGACAAGATAAAAGACCTGTCCTCTCTGATTTAAGAGATTCTGGTAATATTGAAGAGGTTGCTGATGGGGTTATCTTCCTCTACCGCCATGCCCATACCAGTGCTGCTGCCCGTGAAAAGGCTGAAGAAGAAGGAACAGCCAACGATACTGATGTAATTGTAGCCAAGCAGAGGACTGGTCAAACCGGTTCAATTAAACTCTATTTTGAAGATGAATATATCCGCTTTATCGACCCTGAGAACCTGTCCCTGGAGGAGAGTCTACCCAATGTATGA
- a CDS encoding DUF350 domain-containing protein, whose product MNPILSSIVYFVIGMILCALGYKIFDIITPFDLNEEIDDHNIAAGLTVAGIFIGVAIVVSAVIV is encoded by the coding sequence GTGAATCCAATTCTTTCAAGTATAGTTTATTTTGTTATAGGTATGATACTTTGTGCCTTAGGTTATAAAATATTTGATATAATTACTCCATTTGATTTAAATGAAGAAATTGATGACCATAATATAGCTGCTGGTTTAACTGTAGCTGGAATATTTATTGGCGTAGCTATTGTAGTGAGTGCAGTGATTGTATAA
- a CDS encoding DUF350 domain-containing protein, protein MLTNEFIATIVYAVLALVLMFLGYKFFDWITPYNFAEEIKEKNPAIGVVIAGIFIAVAIIIKAAII, encoded by the coding sequence ATGTTAACAAATGAATTTATTGCAACTATTGTTTATGCAGTACTGGCCTTAGTTTTAATGTTTTTAGGTTATAAATTTTTTGACTGGATAACTCCATATAATTTCGCAGAAGAAATTAAAGAGAAAAATCCAGCTATAGGTGTAGTAATTGCAGGAATCTTTATAGCAGTGGCTATTATTATAAAAGCGGCAATTATTTAG
- a CDS encoding potassium channel family protein, translating into MFNVLLGYFKRFKTQIDPKLLFRMLLLGIIIFLIIAFIVYNIEPQDQFNSLADAIWWVVVTATTVGYGDFFPVSVGGRLLAVVLMVLGIGLFGGITATITDLFIKIEKRRELGQLTADYKGHIIICGWCEKTSEIIRQILNEDIENKQIVLIADLERDPFPDNNLVHFIRGEIDDKEILEKANIQWARTAIILNEDNNDATTVLSALTINSLNSTLYSIAEISKEENRIHLQNAGVDEIVVNNDISSRLMVRTAFYHGTSIVFNELLTNKIGNEVYMLKVEKEYADKSFAELFTYLKQKENAILLGLKRGDNVLLNPDNSKLVLAGDYLIYMALKRIDNFCI; encoded by the coding sequence ATGTTTAATGTACTACTAGGATATTTTAAGAGATTTAAGACTCAGATAGATCCTAAATTGTTGTTCAGGATGCTTCTACTGGGGATTATTATCTTTCTGATTATTGCTTTTATTGTTTATAATATTGAACCACAAGATCAATTTAATTCTTTGGCTGATGCTATTTGGTGGGTAGTAGTTACTGCTACTACAGTTGGATATGGGGATTTTTTCCCTGTTTCAGTGGGAGGGAGATTACTAGCTGTTGTCTTAATGGTTTTAGGTATTGGCCTTTTTGGCGGAATTACTGCTACAATAACAGATCTATTTATAAAAATAGAAAAGAGAAGGGAGTTGGGCCAATTGACTGCTGACTATAAAGGACATATTATTATCTGTGGTTGGTGTGAAAAGACCTCTGAAATAATAAGGCAAATATTAAACGAAGATATAGAGAATAAACAGATAGTTTTGATAGCTGATTTAGAAAGAGATCCCTTTCCTGATAATAATCTGGTTCATTTTATTCGAGGTGAGATTGATGATAAAGAAATACTGGAAAAAGCCAATATACAGTGGGCTAGAACTGCCATTATCTTGAATGAAGATAATAATGATGCAACTACTGTTTTATCAGCTTTAACGATTAATTCTTTAAATTCAACTTTATATTCTATTGCTGAAATTAGTAAAGAAGAGAATAGAATACACTTGCAAAATGCTGGTGTTGATGAGATTGTAGTTAATAATGATATAAGTAGTCGCTTAATGGTAAGGACTGCTTTTTACCATGGTACTTCTATTGTTTTTAATGAACTTTTAACAAATAAAATAGGGAATGAAGTATATATGTTAAAAGTAGAGAAAGAATATGCAGATAAAAGTTTTGCGGAGTTGTTTACATATCTAAAACAGAAAGAGAATGCTATTCTCCTGGGATTGAAGAGGGGAGATAATGTATTACTTAATCCTGATAATAGTAAGCTGGTGTTAGCAGGGGATTATCTTATATATATGGCTTTGAAGAGAATAGATAATTTTTGTATTTAA
- a CDS encoding polyamine aminopropyltransferase encodes METKGNRNFSNKIPFLTCAFVVAIASIVYELIIGGISSYLLGNSVYQFSITIGLFMTSMGLGSLFSKYIEEDLIFKFMLIEVALALIGGSCGLILFYSYAVLNSYLPIMFLLTVIIGTLTGFELPLVTRIVGSFNQLKDALANATAADYIGGLIGSIAFPILLLPRLGFIKTSYIIGILNIIVAAYLFIKYKGNLRKNKMIFIVIMLVIVILMIGVFTVDDTEAFLERKLYRDKVVFSSQTEYQKIVITEDRDDIRLFLNGNIQFSSKDEYRYHESLVHPALSLLDGDKKILILGGGDGLAIREVLKYSDIQEIDLVDLDKSVTDLAKTSEYLLKFNQDSFSDKRVKIINQDAYQYLETSKKKYDVILVDLPDPNNESLNKLYTVTFYRFVYEHLNDQGIMAAQSTSPYFAAECFWIIHNTIKEAGFYTRPYHVYIPSFGDWGFNIGTKGFRFNPADIKIKVATKFLTDQQAENLFVFGQDILNEKTADINTLIRPILIRTYYNAWEEYN; translated from the coding sequence ATGGAAACTAAAGGGAATAGGAATTTTAGTAATAAAATACCCTTCTTAACTTGTGCTTTTGTTGTTGCTATTGCCTCAATAGTATATGAGTTGATTATTGGTGGTATTTCTTCATATTTATTGGGTAACAGTGTTTATCAATTTTCAATTACAATAGGTTTATTTATGACTTCAATGGGTTTAGGTTCATTGTTTTCAAAGTATATTGAAGAAGATTTAATATTTAAGTTTATGCTGATAGAAGTAGCTTTAGCTTTAATAGGTGGAAGTTGTGGTTTGATTCTATTTTATAGTTATGCAGTGCTGAATTCTTATCTGCCAATAATGTTTTTATTGACTGTAATAATTGGTACTTTAACTGGCTTTGAATTACCATTAGTTACTAGAATTGTTGGAAGTTTTAATCAGTTGAAAGATGCTTTAGCAAATGCAACTGCTGCTGATTATATTGGTGGGTTAATTGGATCTATTGCTTTTCCGATTCTCCTATTGCCGAGATTGGGATTTATTAAAACCAGTTATATAATAGGGATCTTAAATATAATAGTTGCAGCTTATCTTTTTATAAAATATAAAGGAAATTTACGGAAAAACAAGATGATATTTATTGTTATTATGCTGGTGATTGTCATTCTTATGATAGGTGTTTTTACTGTTGATGATACAGAGGCTTTTCTGGAAAGAAAGTTATACAGGGATAAGGTTGTTTTTTCCAGCCAGACTGAATATCAAAAGATTGTGATAACAGAAGATAGGGATGATATTAGACTATTCTTAAATGGCAATATACAGTTTTCTTCAAAAGATGAATACCGTTATCATGAATCTTTAGTTCATCCAGCTTTAAGTTTATTAGATGGAGATAAGAAGATTCTTATCTTGGGTGGTGGTGATGGATTAGCTATAAGAGAGGTTTTAAAATACTCCGATATTCAAGAAATAGATCTGGTAGATCTAGATAAATCAGTAACTGATCTTGCTAAAACTTCTGAGTATCTTCTTAAGTTCAATCAGGATTCGTTTAGTGACAAAAGGGTTAAGATTATTAATCAGGATGCTTATCAGTACTTAGAAACAAGTAAAAAAAAATATGATGTAATTCTTGTTGATCTTCCTGATCCAAATAATGAGAGTTTGAATAAATTATATACTGTAACATTTTATAGATTTGTTTATGAGCATTTAAATGATCAAGGAATTATGGCTGCCCAATCTACATCCCCTTACTTTGCTGCTGAATGTTTTTGGATTATACATAATACTATTAAAGAAGCTGGCTTTTATACCAGGCCATATCATGTTTATATTCCTTCTTTTGGAGACTGGGGATTTAATATAGGGACAAAGGGTTTTAGATTTAATCCGGCTGACATCAAAATTAAGGTGGCTACAAAATTTTTGACTGATCAACAGGCCGAGAATTTGTTTGTATTTGGCCAGGATATATTAAATGAAAAAACAGCTGATATTAATACCCTAATCAGGCCTATTTTAATCAGGACTTATTATAATGCCTGGGAAGAGTATAACTAA
- a CDS encoding DUF4247 domain-containing protein encodes MEKRDIIVSLGVLILIIFIVGGLLTGRGPNIVKAVDKKYALKSVEGAVKTYDSKDDLNMTVNSISSLKKPYDQKIDSTGKSILLYDEAVIIVEDKGGHTEIELIEDHKTAYRRHHNTMVFFWGNNLYRSGRIRTPRSIREGSIGSSSSRGGGFGFGK; translated from the coding sequence ATGGAAAAAAGAGATATTATTGTTAGTCTAGGGGTCTTAATATTGATTATTTTTATTGTAGGGGGTTTATTAACAGGAAGAGGACCTAATATTGTGAAGGCTGTTGATAAAAAATATGCCTTAAAATCCGTTGAGGGTGCTGTTAAAACGTACGACTCTAAAGATGATCTTAATATGACGGTAAATAGTATTAGTTCATTAAAGAAACCTTATGATCAAAAGATTGATTCTACGGGGAAAAGTATTTTATTATATGATGAAGCAGTAATAATTGTAGAAGATAAAGGTGGGCATACAGAAATAGAATTAATAGAAGACCATAAAACTGCCTATCGTCGTCATCATAATACGATGGTTTTTTTCTGGGGAAATAATCTTTACCGGAGCGGTAGGATAAGAACCCCTCGCAGTATAAGGGAAGGTAGCATTGGTTCTTCATCATCCCGCGGTGGTGGTTTTGGTTTTGGAAAATAA
- a CDS encoding DUF2617 family protein, with protein sequence MNKVRYKKLSVLGLEYKLFLSPALNCKFNVLKNRVINWQGIILDFSIIGLSHFVKIDTGAKNKLIELLACVDSKDIADEVLVQQKNLIACCNYRYNKRFNSFYKYSFITETIDDCLRNAGEFGDKYTDKGCGFYLEYVFPSPDGFAVTSIEITGKEDKFCWITYHSYPADKKIIKTRSIIEKEG encoded by the coding sequence ATGAATAAAGTAAGGTATAAAAAATTATCAGTTTTAGGACTTGAGTACAAATTGTTTCTGTCTCCTGCTCTAAATTGTAAATTTAATGTATTAAAAAATAGGGTTATAAACTGGCAGGGGATTATATTAGACTTTTCCATAATAGGATTAAGTCATTTTGTTAAAATTGACACAGGTGCTAAAAACAAATTAATAGAATTATTAGCCTGTGTTGACTCAAAAGATATTGCTGATGAAGTGCTTGTTCAACAAAAGAATTTAATAGCTTGCTGTAACTACAGGTATAATAAAAGATTTAATAGTTTTTATAAATATAGTTTTATTACTGAAACAATTGATGACTGTCTTAGAAATGCTGGGGAATTTGGAGATAAATATACTGATAAAGGCTGTGGTTTTTATCTGGAGTATGTTTTTCCTTCACCTGATGGCTTTGCTGTTACCAGCATTGAAATTACGGGGAAAGAGGATAAATTTTGCTGGATAACTTATCATAGTTATCCAGCAGATAAAAAAATTATAAAAACAAGAAGTATAATAGAGAAGGAGGGTTGA